The nucleotide sequence AACCTTGGACAGCAGTAGAGGTGTCAAATGTTCTTACGGGAATATTTGTGTAGCGCAGCTCGATGTCAATCTCTTGATCGGGTTTGTAATTCTCATAATCGAGCATCAAGGAGCCACCAAGACCATAAGAATTCATGCGACCGCCATTGAGGAATTGCATATCAACGCCAGTGCGATTTTGGATGACGCGAGAGGCGATGGACAGATCACTTTCTAAGTGCCCCAGCATGACTTTAGCAATTGGTCTAAATCGTAGCTCATCCGTGATGGGAAAATCCCAGCCAATTCCACCAGTGCCAGTAACGCTGTTCCAGTGAACGGGGACGGTGGCAGAACTACTGCCAATACCATCAATAAAGGTTGGGTTGTAGCGATTGATCGCCATTGTTCCCTCTAGGTAAAGTGGGAAGTTCGCACTAATGCGATCGCCGCCACCAAGAGAGATCATTCTTAAGTCAGAATCATCGCCACCATTGCGAATCGATAAAGATCCCGTTGTGACATCAGGGGTTAATGAGTACCCCGTTATAGTCATAAAGGCATCTGCTCTTTTCTTTAGGAAATTATTGGTGGCGTTGTATAAGGCGGACTGGGCATGCAAATTGCTACACATTAACGCAATCAACATACAAAAAAGCGTGGCAAAGATTCGGGCATGTAGCCGCATGATTAAAGCGCAATAGATGCCACGATGTGGCTAAAGAAAGGCAAAGACAAATTGTAAGTCACCCTAGGTGGTGCTAGCCCTGGGGATAATGGCGAACTATCATTTAGACATCTTGCTCGTTGTACGATAGTGCTTATGAAGGTATTGATAGCGCTTTACTTCTTTATTTTGGCCATCATTCAGATGGGCCTATTTTTTGGTATTTATCACTACTTTAGATCTCAAGATTCTGTAAAACCAAATTCATATTGGATGAGCTCATTGCTTGCCAGTATGCTTGCTTTATTTATTTTTGGTGCAGGTATCGTCACTGTGGACGATATTGCCAAGCCCGCATTTAATTTCACCATTGGTAATTCCTTGTTTTATTTGGCGGCGGTGTTGCAGGCTTTATTTTGTCACTCTCTTAACCGTCCTGTCTCAAAGGCCCAGAAAGTCGGATTTGCTTTTTCAACACTTGTTTTTTTAGTTGCCTTTGAATGGATGCGAAATGCTAGTAATTTTGAGATTCGCACTGGCTTCATGTGTATTTTGGCAAGCATTTTTTATGTATGGCAAATATATGAAGTACGTAAAAAGAGGAAGGTGGAGCCATCTAGCCAGCTAGCCTATTTGCAATACGCAAGCTCAGCCGAATTATTTTTTGCCGTTGGACGTTTTGTTATTTTGGTCGTTTCTTCTTTGACGATTCGGCAAATTGAGCAGATTCCGCAAGTCTTGATCCTATTTACGATCATCCAGCTGGTGATGAATACCTTGTCTTACATTGCAATCGGTAGCTATTGGGCTGAGCAAATTGCCAAGTCAAATGCTAGATCTCAATTAGAGAATGAGGAAATTAAGACTTTATTGAAGGAGCGAGAGTCTTTAATTGATTCATTATTAAGAGCCAATAAAACTGCAAGTACTGGCGCATTATCAGCCTCCATTGCACATGAATTAAATCAGCCCTTAGGCGCTTCGAGCCTGAACATTCAATTTTTGCAAAAGAAGTTAGCCGAGGGCGAATTAAATCCAGTCTTACAGAAAGAGATATTAGACACTTTGCTTTCTGATAATCAGCGTGCTGCTGCTATTATTAAATCATTGCGCTCGATTTTCTCCGATGAAGCCTTGATTTCTACAAAAATTAATGTAGGCAAGCTATTTCAATCTGTTTTAAGTATTACGAAACCCGAAATTGCCTCCAAGAAAATTCAGATAGCATTGCGTATAGAGGATGGTCTAGTAGCAATTGCCAACCCAGGAGAGATGCGCCAAGTTTTATTAAATTTAATTAATAATGCGATTCAATCTCTGGCCATATCTTCAGTTGCAAATAAGCAAATCACGATTGAGGGTAAGCACCTCAATAATGGTTTTATCCGGATTGTGATTGCGGACAATGGGTCTGGGGTATCGGAAGAGGCCCAAAGACATTTATTTGAATTGCTTTCTAGCGCTAAGCAGTCAGGCATGGGTCTAGGGCTTTGGCTATGCAAGCATATCGTTACCCGTCATGGTGGCTCTATTAACTATGAGTCGAATGAGGGCGGTGGCGCTAAGTTTGTATTTGATTTGCCTATTGAAGATATAGATCAAGGTGCTTAGAGTAGTTTAAGTTAGCTCAATGGCTAATTGCCATGTGTATGACACAACCTATCATGGAGTTTCAGAAATCATATTTTTGGAACTCTTTGTGAACATCAAATCTATCCCAATCGTTATCGCTTCCTCATTGGCTTTTGCCTTACTCCTTTCCTTATTAAGTGCTAGTTCAGTATTTGCTGCAGGCGGGGGTGGTGTAGTTACTGATCCAGGAGCGATGGAGGGTAAGCACTTTGATCCCAAGGGGAGGGCGCCATCGAGTTACACCGTCGAACTCCAAAATGGCTTGCGTAAAACCTTGCCGTTTCAAGATAAGCGCGACTTTGAAGAATCTCAGCGTGGGTTTATAGCAGCGCCTGCTTATAAGTCGATTATGGCCGACGCGGGTAACGTAGCTTGGGATATGGGTAGCTATGAGTTTCTGCTACAAGGCAAGGATTTTGATAGTGTTCATCCATCATTGCAGCGTCAAGCTATTCTCAATATGGGGTACGGACTCTATGAAGTTGTGCCTGGCAAGATTTATCAAGTGCGTGGCTTTGATTTAGCAAACATCAGTTTTGTTAAAACCGATACTGGTTGGATTGTGTTTGATCCCCTCACTGCTAAAGAAACTGCTAGAGCTGCTCTAGAGTTGGTTAATGAAAAGCTTGGCAAACGCCCAGTCGTGGCAGTGGTGTATTCACATTCCCATGGCGATCACTTTGGTGGTGTGCGTGGTGTGGTAGATGAGGCTGATGTTAAAAGTGGCAAGGTAAAAGTAATTGCGCCAGCAGGCTTTATGGATCATGCTGTTGCCGAGAATGTCTACGCTGGTAATGCTATGACCCGCCGGATGTATTTCCAGTATGGTGTTTTATTGCCTCGCAGCCCTTTTGGGCACGTGGACCAATCGATTGGTAAGAATACAGCTGCTGGAAACTTAGGTTTGATTGAGCCCAATGTCTATATCAATCAGTCATTTGAAAAAATGATGGTTGATGGTATAGAGATGGAATTTCAAAATACACCAGGCACCGAAGCGCCAGCGGAGATGAATACTTATTTCCCACAGTTCAAGGCAATTTGGGCAGCAGAAAATATTACAGGCACCATTCATAACATCTACACACTACGCGGAGCTTTAGTGCGTGATGCTCTAGCATGGTCTAAAAATATTAATAATGCTTTATATCGCTACGGCAATGAT is from Polynucleobacter sp. MWH-UH23A and encodes:
- a CDS encoding HAMP domain-containing sensor histidine kinase is translated as MKVLIALYFFILAIIQMGLFFGIYHYFRSQDSVKPNSYWMSSLLASMLALFIFGAGIVTVDDIAKPAFNFTIGNSLFYLAAVLQALFCHSLNRPVSKAQKVGFAFSTLVFLVAFEWMRNASNFEIRTGFMCILASIFYVWQIYEVRKKRKVEPSSQLAYLQYASSAELFFAVGRFVILVVSSLTIRQIEQIPQVLILFTIIQLVMNTLSYIAIGSYWAEQIAKSNARSQLENEEIKTLLKERESLIDSLLRANKTASTGALSASIAHELNQPLGASSLNIQFLQKKLAEGELNPVLQKEILDTLLSDNQRAAAIIKSLRSIFSDEALISTKINVGKLFQSVLSITKPEIASKKIQIALRIEDGLVAIANPGEMRQVLLNLINNAIQSLAISSVANKQITIEGKHLNNGFIRIVIADNGSGVSEEAQRHLFELLSSAKQSGMGLGLWLCKHIVTRHGGSINYESNEGGGAKFVFDLPIEDIDQGA
- a CDS encoding alkyl sulfatase dimerization domain-containing protein yields the protein MNIKSIPIVIASSLAFALLLSLLSASSVFAAGGGGVVTDPGAMEGKHFDPKGRAPSSYTVELQNGLRKTLPFQDKRDFEESQRGFIAAPAYKSIMADAGNVAWDMGSYEFLLQGKDFDSVHPSLQRQAILNMGYGLYEVVPGKIYQVRGFDLANISFVKTDTGWIVFDPLTAKETARAALELVNEKLGKRPVVAVVYSHSHGDHFGGVRGVVDEADVKSGKVKVIAPAGFMDHAVAENVYAGNAMTRRMYFQYGVLLPRSPFGHVDQSIGKNTAAGNLGLIEPNVYINQSFEKMMVDGIEMEFQNTPGTEAPAEMNTYFPQFKAIWAAENITGTIHNIYTLRGALVRDALAWSKNINNALYRYGNDAQVMFASHSWPRWGNERIQEVMRTQRDSYAHLNNEVLHLANNGVTINEIHNVYKQPESLRSQWAAHSYHGSEEHNSRAVVNRYLGYWDANPATLIPLSPKDSAPLYVEMMGGSGKIMIKGRELYKQGKYREAMEIVNKLVYAQPNNTAAKDLLADIFEQIGYQKESPSVRNSFLGAAYELRHGMPSGASPKSNGPDMIKAMTTELWLNSLAISMDSKKAAGMNFTINLSTPDNGEKFVIEMSNSALTNIKGQQANNPTLTVIVNRSDLEKVMGGQATFEQLQAERKAKFVGDRKAFDQLRSTLTIFKPDFELMPGTKPKITGNESAKPKQDPFAAQELAITAGE